One Polaribacter sp. SA4-12 genomic window carries:
- a CDS encoding zinc-dependent metalloprotease codes for MKTIYSSKFKVLCSLFLTLAVLGIQDANAQFWKKKKTETSKTSDKKTPPTKKEKSIKDLTKSSKKIEGLFTIYQDTVTGSVKLLIKEDQLNKDFIYFSQIADGVLDAGQFRGAYQGSSVFHLKKYFNKLDFFVPNTSFYFDKKSALSKSANANISDAVIASGKILATDTKKGEYLIDADALFLSESFTRVKGPKRPGSSPLAFSLGRFDKNKSKINEIKNYPENTNVKTEYVYSNPTVLNGGSAAVTDGRNVSIKVFHTFMNMPEEDYSPRMDDARVGYFLTETNDMTTTKTINYRDMIHRWKLVKKDSNAAISEPVTPITWWIENTTPIEWRETIKEGVLAWNVAFEKAGFKNAMVVKVQPDDADWDAGDVRYNVLRWTSSPNPPFGGYGPSFVNPRTGEILGADIMLEFVHFTNRVFADKLYNDAAANMKLETLEELKTKQFFENKKHTFCSMGHVMHNNMQLGSAVLQATGASDLDMEALKKEGMKSLIMHEVGHTLGLNHNMKASQLFSPAQLADAAFIKGKALTGSVMDYAGINITNDRSKQGQYADMAVGPYDVWAIQFGYQDFKNNSEMSSLLNQSTKPELIFGNDADDMRSSSNGIDPRVMIGDLSNDQITYSVNRFELVNSMMKNLKTQFTKKGETYEDLRRAFYTLQNQSRVAGGVVSRFIGGVYVDRSTFGQEGGTQPYTPVSLADQKRAMAAMKKYVFASDAFDAPKEVYNYLARQRRGYNFFGRTEDPKINEQVLAYQTSVLSHLMHPNTLQRISNSELYGNEYKLSSFMTDLNSMIFKQDVYGSINSFRQNLQAVYTKRLIDMISGKASSRFTVAAKSMAIYNLKNIKTWVSNGKGDLATKAHKNHLKTLITNAMKEIK; via the coding sequence ATGAAAACAATCTATTCAAGTAAATTTAAGGTTCTTTGCTCTCTGTTTCTAACGCTAGCAGTTTTAGGAATACAGGATGCAAACGCACAATTTTGGAAAAAGAAAAAAACGGAAACAAGTAAAACTTCTGATAAAAAAACGCCTCCAACAAAGAAAGAAAAATCAATTAAAGATTTAACGAAAAGCAGTAAAAAAATTGAAGGTTTATTTACTATTTATCAAGATACTGTAACTGGTTCTGTTAAACTTTTAATAAAAGAAGACCAGCTTAACAAAGATTTTATTTATTTCTCACAAATTGCAGATGGTGTTTTAGATGCTGGTCAATTTAGAGGAGCATACCAAGGTTCAAGTGTTTTTCATTTGAAAAAATATTTTAATAAATTAGATTTTTTTGTTCCTAATACTTCTTTCTATTTTGATAAAAAAAGCGCACTTTCAAAATCTGCAAATGCGAATATAAGTGATGCAGTTATTGCTAGTGGAAAAATATTAGCAACAGATACTAAAAAAGGTGAATATTTAATTGATGCTGATGCGTTATTTCTATCAGAATCTTTTACAAGAGTTAAAGGACCTAAAAGACCAGGTAGTTCTCCTTTAGCTTTTAGTTTAGGGAGATTTGACAAGAATAAATCGAAAATAAATGAGATTAAAAATTATCCAGAAAATACAAATGTAAAAACAGAATATGTTTACAGTAATCCTACTGTATTAAATGGTGGTTCTGCTGCAGTTACTGATGGAAGAAATGTTTCTATCAAAGTTTTTCATACGTTTATGAATATGCCAGAAGAAGATTATTCACCAAGAATGGATGATGCTAGAGTTGGATATTTCTTAACTGAAACAAACGATATGACAACAACTAAAACTATTAATTATAGAGATATGATTCATAGATGGAAGTTGGTTAAAAAAGATTCTAATGCTGCTATTTCAGAACCTGTAACACCAATTACTTGGTGGATAGAAAATACAACTCCAATAGAATGGAGAGAAACAATTAAAGAAGGAGTTTTAGCATGGAATGTTGCTTTTGAAAAAGCAGGATTTAAAAACGCAATGGTTGTAAAAGTACAACCAGATGATGCAGATTGGGATGCTGGTGATGTACGTTACAATGTTTTACGTTGGACTTCTTCTCCTAATCCTCCATTTGGTGGTTATGGACCTAGTTTTGTAAACCCTAGAACAGGAGAAATTTTAGGTGCAGACATTATGTTAGAATTTGTACATTTTACAAATAGAGTTTTCGCGGATAAATTATATAATGATGCTGCAGCTAATATGAAATTAGAAACTTTAGAAGAATTAAAAACAAAACAATTCTTCGAAAACAAGAAACATACATTTTGTTCTATGGGACATGTAATGCATAATAACATGCAATTAGGGTCTGCAGTTTTACAAGCAACTGGTGCTTCTGATTTAGACATGGAAGCTCTTAAAAAAGAAGGAATGAAATCTTTAATTATGCACGAAGTTGGACATACTTTAGGTTTGAATCATAATATGAAAGCAAGTCAATTATTTTCTCCTGCACAATTAGCAGATGCTGCTTTTATTAAAGGAAAAGCTTTAACAGGTTCTGTTATGGATTATGCAGGTATTAATATTACAAATGACAGAAGTAAACAAGGACAATATGCTGATATGGCTGTTGGACCTTATGATGTTTGGGCAATTCAATTCGGGTATCAAGATTTTAAAAATAATTCAGAAATGAGTTCATTATTAAATCAGTCAACAAAACCAGAATTAATTTTTGGTAATGATGCAGATGACATGCGTTCATCAAGTAATGGTATAGATCCAAGAGTTATGATTGGAGATTTATCTAATGATCAAATTACATATTCTGTAAATAGATTTGAATTGGTTAATTCTATGATGAAAAACTTAAAAACTCAATTCACAAAAAAAGGTGAAACTTATGAAGATTTAAGAAGAGCATTCTACACTTTACAAAATCAAAGCAGAGTTGCTGGTGGTGTTGTTTCTAGGTTTATTGGAGGTGTTTATGTAGACAGATCAACATTTGGTCAAGAAGGCGGAACACAACCTTATACACCTGTTAGTTTAGCAGATCAAAAAAGAGCAATGGCTGCTATGAAAAAATATGTTTTTGCTTCAGATGCATTTGATGCTCCTAAAGAAGTTTATAACTATTTAGCGAGACAAAGAAGAGGATATAATTTCTTTGGAAGAACAGAAGATCCAAAAATTAACGAACAAGTTTTAGCATATCAAACATCTGTATTATCTCATTTAATGCATCCAAATACTTTACAAAGAATTTCTAACTCAGAATTATATGGTAACGAATACAAGTTATCTTCATTTATGACTGATTTAAATAGCATGATATTTAAACAAGATGTTTATGGAAGTATCAATTCTTTTCGTCAGAATTTGCAAGCTGTGTACACAAAAAGATTAATTGATATGATTTCTGGTAAAGCTAGCAGTAGATTTACAGTTGCTGCAAAATCTATGGCTATTTATAATCTAAAGAATATTAAAACTTGGGTTAGTAATGGTAAAGGTGATTTAGCTACAAAAGCACATAAAAATCATTTAAAAACATTAATTACAAATGCAATGAAGGAGATTAAATAA
- a CDS encoding TIGR01777 family oxidoreductase: protein MARILITGGTGLVGKRLTDMLIDKNHEVVILSRNPKNDNEFKWDISSNYIDEKALINTDYIIHLAGAGIADKRWTEKRKQVIIDSRVKTANLLFDKITALKINLKGFISASGIGYYGAVTSETIFEETAKVGTDFLGDVCYKWEQAAHQFSTKNIPVTILRTGIVLAKKGGALDKMKTPVITPLGSGKQYIPWIHIDDLCNLYIAAIEDNLIGVFNAVAPEHHTSTSFSKALAKSIKRPYFGIGVPSFILQILFGEMAVILLKGSRISTKKTEKNINSFRFSKLQKALSNLQ, encoded by the coding sequence ATGGCAAGAATTTTAATTACAGGTGGTACAGGTTTAGTTGGAAAAAGATTAACAGATATGTTAATTGATAAAAATCATGAAGTTGTAATTTTAAGCAGAAACCCAAAAAATGATAATGAATTTAAATGGGATATTTCATCTAATTATATTGATGAAAAAGCGCTTATAAATACAGATTACATTATTCATTTAGCAGGAGCTGGAATTGCAGATAAACGTTGGACTGAGAAAAGAAAACAAGTAATTATTGATAGTAGAGTTAAAACTGCAAACTTACTTTTTGATAAGATAACTGCTTTAAAAATCAACTTAAAGGGGTTTATTTCTGCTTCAGGAATTGGTTACTATGGAGCAGTAACTTCTGAAACAATTTTTGAAGAAACAGCTAAAGTTGGTACTGATTTCTTAGGTGATGTTTGCTATAAATGGGAACAAGCTGCACATCAATTTTCAACAAAAAATATACCAGTAACTATATTAAGGACTGGAATTGTTTTAGCTAAAAAAGGCGGAGCATTAGATAAAATGAAAACTCCTGTAATAACTCCATTAGGTTCTGGAAAACAATATATTCCTTGGATTCATATTGATGATCTTTGCAATCTATATATTGCAGCAATAGAAGATAATTTAATTGGGGTTTTTAACGCAGTTGCTCCAGAACATCATACAAGTACTTCTTTTTCTAAAGCATTAGCTAAAAGTATAAAAAGACCCTATTTTGGGATTGGAGTTCCGAGTTTTATATTGCAAATTTTATTTGGAGAAATGGCTGTTATCCTTTTAAAAGGAAGTAGAATTTCAACAAAAAAAACCGAAAAGAATATAAATTCTTTCCGATTTTCAAAGCTCCAGAAGGCTTTAAGTAACTTACAATAA